A portion of the Alphaproteobacteria bacterium genome contains these proteins:
- a CDS encoding Gfo/Idh/MocA family oxidoreductase, whose product MKVIVIGLGVQGHKRKHFAAEDFVASVDPVNRDAEYLDVTEVPLSAYDAALVCVPDDEKLELLSYLVRHGKHILVEKPLWIQDAARFEALESAAISNGVVCYTAYNHRFEPHFQSMRNLIVSGELGEIYRCRMFYGNGTAQLVRDSEWRDKGAGVLPDLGSHLLDTASFWFGDLGDDFRVVSASRHENAAPDHVVIASDTTKPKLELEMTLLMWRNHFTCDVLAENGSAHIESLCKWGPSTFTHRKRVRPSGRPPEESVTLVCDDPTWALEYDHFRELCTRAARTDFARDRWLNRMLGRLGASAMEMAGK is encoded by the coding sequence ATGAAAGTTATCGTCATCGGCCTTGGTGTACAGGGACATAAACGCAAACATTTTGCGGCTGAGGATTTTGTCGCTTCCGTTGATCCCGTAAACAGGGATGCGGAATATTTGGACGTGACGGAAGTGCCGCTGTCAGCGTATGACGCCGCACTTGTCTGCGTGCCGGATGACGAAAAGCTGGAATTGCTGAGCTACCTTGTAAGACACGGCAAACACATTCTCGTCGAAAAGCCGCTATGGATACAGGATGCGGCACGTTTCGAGGCGCTCGAATCGGCCGCCATATCGAATGGAGTGGTTTGCTATACCGCCTATAACCACAGATTCGAGCCGCATTTTCAAAGCATGCGGAACCTTATCGTTTCAGGGGAACTGGGCGAAATCTACCGTTGCCGGATGTTCTACGGGAACGGAACGGCGCAACTGGTCCGGGATTCCGAATGGCGCGATAAGGGCGCGGGCGTTTTGCCGGATCTAGGGTCGCACCTGCTCGATACCGCGTCGTTCTGGTTCGGCGACCTGGGCGATGATTTCCGGGTCGTCTCGGCGAGCCGCCACGAGAATGCGGCGCCGGACCATGTGGTTATCGCATCCGATACCACAAAGCCGAAGCTTGAGTTGGAAATGACGTTGCTCATGTGGCGCAACCATTTCACTTGCGATGTCCTTGCGGAGAACGGTTCGGCGCATATCGAATCGCTATGCAAATGGGGCCCCAGCACCTTCACGCATCGCAAGCGCGTGCGGCCATCGGGACGGCCGCCGGAAGAATCGGTGACTCTGGTTTGCGACGATCCGACTTGGGCGCTCGAATACGATCATTTCAGGGAGTTGTGCACCCGTGCCGCGCGGACTGACTTCGCCAGGGACAGGTGGCTGAACCGGATGCTTGGACGCCTTGGCGCAAGCGCGATGGAAATGGCAGGGAAATGA
- a CDS encoding PfkB family carbohydrate kinase, producing MVDEKYKAKIKTVATLRDIIGPRPREKKVVMCHGTFDVVHPGHIRHLMYAKGTADILVASLTCDAHIAKANFRPFVPEALRALNLAALDMVDYVVIDTMPTPLINLSEIQPDFFAKGYEYVENGMPASTRDEKRVLDSYGGEFIFTPGDIVYSSSKIIETMPPDIASDKLYTLLEAEGLSFQDLRDSLEGFDKLTVHVVGDTIVDSYTYTTMIGGQAKTPTMSVRFEEQVDFVGGAGVVAKHIRAAGANVIFTTVLGNDRWQKLVEDDLGKAGVELRAVVSNGRPTTNKNAIVCGGYRLLKIDTLDNRPISERVLEEMSGSLRSSRADAVVFSDFRHGVFNATTIPTFIESIPKGAFRVADSQVASRWGNICDFKEFDLITPNEREARFSLGDQDSVIRPLALKLYQAAKCRNLILTLGERGLIAYRSRNQLELDVRSFFAVDSFAGQVVDAVGSGDALLAYATLAHLSHGNEVVATVVGAIAGAVECERDGNVPVTAEDIRNKIDLIERKATFGGNC from the coding sequence ATGGTTGATGAAAAATACAAGGCCAAAATCAAGACCGTGGCGACTCTCCGTGACATAATCGGGCCGCGCCCGCGCGAAAAGAAGGTCGTCATGTGCCATGGGACGTTCGACGTCGTTCATCCGGGCCATATCCGCCATCTGATGTATGCCAAGGGGACCGCGGATATTCTGGTCGCGAGCCTGACTTGCGATGCGCATATCGCAAAGGCCAATTTTCGGCCTTTCGTGCCGGAAGCCCTCCGGGCGCTGAATCTTGCCGCCCTCGATATGGTCGACTATGTCGTCATCGATACGATGCCGACGCCGCTGATTAATTTGTCGGAAATCCAGCCCGATTTCTTCGCCAAAGGCTATGAGTACGTGGAAAACGGAATGCCGGCATCGACGCGGGACGAAAAACGCGTACTGGATTCCTATGGCGGTGAGTTTATTTTCACGCCGGGCGATATTGTTTATTCGTCCTCGAAGATAATCGAAACGATGCCTCCGGACATCGCGTCCGACAAGCTATACACATTGCTGGAAGCAGAAGGCCTGTCGTTTCAGGATCTTCGGGACTCGCTTGAGGGATTTGACAAATTAACGGTCCATGTCGTCGGCGATACGATCGTGGACAGTTATACCTATACGACAATGATCGGCGGACAGGCAAAAACGCCCACCATGTCGGTGCGGTTCGAAGAGCAGGTCGATTTTGTCGGTGGTGCGGGTGTTGTCGCGAAGCATATACGGGCGGCGGGCGCCAATGTGATTTTTACAACGGTCCTCGGCAATGATCGTTGGCAGAAGCTGGTTGAGGACGATTTGGGCAAGGCCGGCGTGGAACTCCGCGCTGTCGTTTCCAACGGCAGACCCACGACCAACAAGAACGCGATTGTATGCGGCGGTTATCGTCTTCTGAAGATCGATACGCTCGACAACCGGCCGATCAGCGAGCGCGTGCTTGAAGAAATGAGCGGAAGCCTGCGATCGAGCCGTGCCGACGCCGTGGTCTTCAGCGATTTCAGGCATGGCGTCTTCAACGCGACCACCATTCCGACCTTTATCGAGAGTATTCCCAAGGGCGCGTTTCGGGTGGCGGATAGCCAGGTTGCCAGCCGGTGGGGGAATATCTGCGATTTCAAGGAGTTCGACCTCATTACACCCAATGAGCGCGAGGCGCGCTTTTCGCTTGGCGATCAGGACTCCGTTATCCGGCCCCTGGCGCTGAAACTGTACCAGGCAGCAAAGTGCCGGAACCTGATCCTGACGCTTGGCGAACGCGGCCTGATCGCATACCGGTCCCGCAACCAGCTGGAACTGGACGTGCGTTCCTTCTTTGCCGTCGACAGTTTCGCGGGTCAGGTCGTGGATGCCGTAGGTTCCGGCGATGCGCTATTGGCATACGCGACATTGGCTCACCTCTCGCATGGCAATGAAGTGGTCGCAACGGTTGTTGGCGCAATAGCCGGCGCCGTCGAGTGCGAACGGGATGGTAACGTTCCGGTTACCGCCGAGGATATCCGCAACAAGATCGATCTCATCGAACGCAAGGCAACCTTTGGCGGCAACTGCTGA
- a CDS encoding NAD-dependent epimerase/dehydratase family protein: protein MTSQPIAVVTGGAGFIGSHMVDLLVERGFAVRVIDSLIGGREENLAAHASTGSVALDKRDIRQLSENDSFFRDAKYVFHFAGIGDIVPSMDHPTAYMSANVLGTVHVLEAARSAGVEKLVYAASSSCYGLAKTPTDETHPIDPQYPYALSKNLGEQSAFHWLEAYGLPVNSIRIFNAYGTRSRTSGAYGAVFGVFLKQKLAGKPFTVVGDGTQSRDFVYASDVAEAFFLAACSPHKGRIYNLGAGNPQSVNRLVELLGGDVVYIPKRPGEPDCTWADITRISTELGWKQKVSFENGVQRILENIDYWKNAPLWDSESIAAATRTWFEMLSAREARTNG from the coding sequence ATGACGTCTCAGCCAATCGCGGTCGTGACCGGCGGCGCCGGTTTTATCGGCAGCCATATGGTGGATCTGCTGGTGGAACGCGGGTTCGCGGTTCGCGTTATCGACAGCCTGATAGGCGGGCGTGAGGAAAACCTTGCCGCCCACGCGTCGACTGGCAGCGTCGCGCTGGACAAACGCGATATCCGGCAGCTTTCGGAAAATGACTCTTTCTTCCGCGATGCGAAGTATGTGTTTCACTTTGCGGGGATCGGCGACATCGTCCCCTCGATGGACCATCCAACGGCTTACATGTCCGCCAACGTGTTGGGGACGGTGCATGTGCTCGAAGCTGCCAGGTCGGCGGGTGTCGAAAAACTCGTATATGCCGCGTCGTCCTCCTGTTATGGCCTGGCGAAAACGCCGACGGATGAAACGCATCCGATCGATCCGCAGTACCCGTACGCTCTAAGCAAGAATCTGGGCGAACAAAGCGCATTTCACTGGCTTGAGGCATACGGCCTGCCGGTCAATTCTATCCGTATTTTCAATGCCTACGGTACCCGGTCGCGGACGTCCGGCGCCTACGGGGCGGTATTCGGCGTCTTCCTGAAACAGAAACTCGCGGGGAAACCGTTCACCGTTGTCGGCGACGGCACCCAGAGCCGGGATTTCGTTTATGCCAGCGATGTCGCGGAAGCCTTTTTCCTGGCAGCATGTTCGCCGCACAAGGGCCGAATTTACAATCTGGGCGCGGGAAATCCGCAGTCGGTCAACAGGCTGGTCGAATTGCTGGGCGGTGACGTCGTGTATATTCCCAAACGCCCCGGCGAGCCGGACTGTACCTGGGCCGATATTACGCGCATTTCTACGGAGCTTGGCTGGAAGCAGAAGGTGTCGTTCGAAAACGGCGTTCAACGGATCCTGGAGAATATAGATTACTGGAAAAACGCGCCGCTTTGGGATAGCGAATCCATTGCAGCCGCTACCAGGACCTGGTTCGAAATGCTCTCTGCACGTGAGGCGCGCACGAATGGTTGA